Proteins from a single region of Streptomyces spectabilis:
- a CDS encoding pyridoxal phosphate-dependent decarboxylase family protein, whose amino-acid sequence MRTPPPLAGGAQGPDALQPLLTTALDALREGAAARGGPLPPGGPTTVAARLHEAATPLLPHHGTGARTALRTLVHATAQGAADPAEPLCAAHLHCPPLALAAAADLAASALNPSLDSWDQAPAASALEALLTTTLATEVHGRGDALITTGGTESNQLALLLARERATAHGRTPRILTGANAHHSLHRAAWLLGLPTPVTLPTPTGTLDPATLATALAAHTADDTDLLVTATAGTTDAGLIDPLTDIADLCATHGARLHVDAAYGGGLLFSDTHRAKLHGLDRADSVTLDLHKLGWQPAAAGILTVRDATDTHTLTHRADYLNADDDTEAGLPDLLGRSLRTTRRPDALKIAVTLKALGRTGLGALVDHVCDQAHHLADAITAHPHFDLYATPTISTVLFRPTHADDDHIAHIRRKLLTEGTAVLGRAQLEGRRWLKATLLNPHTTPDDLTTLLKLVEGTSPR is encoded by the coding sequence ATGCGCACCCCGCCGCCCCTCGCCGGAGGCGCCCAAGGCCCCGACGCCCTACAGCCGTTGCTCACCACCGCCCTGGACGCCCTGCGCGAGGGCGCCGCGGCCCGCGGCGGCCCCCTCCCGCCCGGCGGCCCCACCACCGTCGCCGCCCGCCTCCACGAAGCCGCCACCCCCCTCCTGCCCCACCACGGCACCGGCGCCCGCACCGCCCTGCGCACCCTCGTCCACGCCACCGCCCAAGGCGCCGCCGACCCCGCCGAACCCCTCTGCGCGGCCCACCTCCACTGCCCGCCGCTCGCCCTCGCCGCAGCCGCCGACCTCGCCGCCTCCGCGCTCAACCCCTCCCTCGACTCCTGGGACCAGGCCCCCGCCGCCTCCGCCCTCGAAGCCCTCCTCACCACCACCCTCGCCACCGAGGTCCACGGCCGCGGCGACGCCCTCATCACCACCGGCGGCACCGAGTCCAACCAACTCGCCCTGCTCCTCGCCCGCGAACGCGCCACCGCCCACGGCCGCACCCCCCGCATCCTCACCGGCGCCAACGCCCACCACTCCCTGCACCGCGCCGCCTGGCTCCTCGGCCTGCCCACCCCCGTCACCCTGCCCACACCCACCGGCACCCTCGACCCCGCCACCCTCGCCACCGCCCTCGCCGCACACACCGCCGACGACACCGACCTCCTCGTCACCGCCACCGCGGGCACCACCGACGCGGGCCTCATCGACCCCCTCACCGACATCGCCGACCTCTGCGCCACCCACGGCGCCCGCCTCCACGTCGACGCCGCCTACGGCGGCGGACTCCTCTTCAGCGACACCCACCGCGCCAAACTCCACGGCCTCGACCGCGCCGACAGCGTCACCCTCGACCTGCACAAACTCGGCTGGCAACCCGCCGCGGCCGGAATCCTCACCGTCCGCGACGCCACCGACACCCACACCCTCACCCACCGCGCCGACTACCTCAACGCGGACGACGACACCGAAGCAGGCCTGCCCGACCTCCTCGGCCGCTCCCTGCGCACCACCCGCCGCCCCGACGCACTCAAGATCGCCGTCACCCTCAAAGCACTCGGCCGCACCGGCCTCGGCGCCCTCGTCGACCACGTCTGCGACCAGGCCCACCACCTCGCCGACGCCATCACCGCCCACCCCCACTTCGACCTCTACGCCACCCCCACCATCAGCACCGTCCTCTTCCGGCCCACCCACGCCGACGACGACCACATCGCCCACATCCGCCGAAAACTCCTCACCGAAGGCACCGCCGTCCTCGGCCGCGCCCAACTCGAAGGACGCCGCTGGCTCAAAGCCACCCTCCTCAACCCGCACACCACCCCCGACGACCTCACCACCCTCCTCAAGCTCGTGGAAGGAACCAGCCCCCGATGA
- a CDS encoding SDR family oxidoreductase has protein sequence MIVVTGATGNVGSALVTQLTAADTPVRALVRDPHRAHLPATADITRLTVSAEPTDMTAQFDGADALFLHASVTGEHTTAFLAAARAAGVRHVTVLSSIAVEDDPAHDTFIHTWHRALEQDVRDSGLDWTFLRPGAFATNTLQWAWQIHEGDTVRGPYAKSVLSPIHEADIAAVARHSLLERHHGTAHVLTGPEAITTEDQIAAIAHAIGRPLTYTEIPPHDVVPKMFPLIPADMVPGFVASLADTIDTAPTLTTTVEAVTGTPARTYAQWAHDHADDFRTTN, from the coding sequence TTGATCGTCGTCACCGGAGCCACCGGAAACGTCGGCAGCGCCCTCGTCACCCAGCTCACCGCCGCCGACACCCCCGTACGCGCCCTCGTCCGCGACCCGCACCGCGCCCACCTGCCCGCCACCGCCGACATCACCCGCCTCACCGTCAGCGCCGAACCCACCGACATGACCGCCCAGTTCGACGGCGCCGACGCCCTCTTCCTGCACGCCTCCGTCACCGGCGAACACACCACCGCGTTCCTCGCCGCCGCCCGCGCCGCAGGCGTCCGGCACGTCACCGTGCTCTCCAGCATCGCCGTCGAGGACGACCCCGCCCACGACACGTTCATCCACACCTGGCACCGCGCCCTCGAACAGGACGTCCGCGACAGCGGCCTCGACTGGACCTTCCTGCGCCCCGGCGCCTTCGCCACCAACACCCTCCAGTGGGCCTGGCAGATCCACGAGGGCGACACCGTACGCGGCCCCTACGCCAAGAGCGTCCTCTCACCCATCCACGAGGCCGACATCGCCGCCGTCGCCCGCCACAGCCTCCTGGAACGCCACCACGGCACCGCCCACGTCCTCACCGGCCCCGAAGCCATCACCACCGAGGACCAGATCGCCGCCATCGCCCACGCCATCGGCCGCCCCCTCACCTACACCGAGATACCGCCCCACGACGTCGTCCCCAAGATGTTCCCCCTCATCCCCGCGGACATGGTCCCCGGCTTCGTCGCCTCCCTCGCCGACACCATCGACACGGCACCGACCCTGACGACAACGGTGGAAGCGGTCACCGGCACCCCGGCCCGCACGTACGCCCAGTGGGCACACGACCACGCGGACGACTTCCGTACGACGAACTGA
- the pepN gene encoding aminopeptidase N — protein sequence MPALTRDEAQTRAQLLDVRRYEITLDLTTGEETFDSRTAITFTAAADGDTFVELKPAHLRSVTLDGTPLDPAALNDNRLPLTGLTAGEHRLTVDAAMRYSRTGEGMHRFTDPTDGETYVYTQLFLDDIQRVFAAFDQPDLKAAFELTVTAPKSWTVLANSVTEHTGGGTWKAAPTPPLPTYLVAVAAGPWHSVRTEHRGLPFGLHCRRSLAPHLDADADELLDITRACFDRYHEKFAEPYPFDSYDQAFVPEFNAGAMENPGLVTFRDDFVYRSAVTDTQRQTRAMVVAHEMAHMWFGDLVTLKWWDDIWLNESFAEYMGYQTLTEASRFTDTWVDFGVARKSWGYDADQRPSTHPVAPDPDAVPDTASALLNFDGISYAKGASALRQLVTWLGEKDFLAGINAHFARHKFANATLADFIDNLASATDRDVHAWADAWLRTTGVDTFTPAVSHSGRAWTLRLDRDGSRPHRVAIGVYDRDLSDGRQLVLRERYETDLPEQTAPTPRDGGCPALIVPNDHDLTYAKIRLDPVSQDTALRSLSSVPDPLTRAVLWNALRDMVRDGDLEPAAYLDTARAHLPAETDLALVSGVLTFAGTVIADHYTPRTRRPAALATLDALCHDVIRHTEDGSDPGLRLIAVRGLIDVATQAEPLHTWLAQGAVPGGPELDPELRWRALARLAVLGEADEDTIAAELRRDPSATGQEGAARCRAALPDPEAKHRAWDAMFTTDDLSNSLFIATAQGFWQPEQDDLVRPYLARYFDDAVDVAARRGPAIADATGRHAFPCAVDDETLRLGETCLARNDLTPALRRRLTDQLDDLARALRVLHKTEQG from the coding sequence ATGCCCGCACTGACGCGCGACGAAGCGCAGACCCGAGCCCAGCTCCTCGACGTCCGGCGGTACGAGATCACCCTCGATCTCACCACCGGCGAGGAGACCTTCGACTCCCGTACGGCGATCACCTTCACCGCCGCGGCGGACGGCGACACCTTCGTCGAGTTGAAGCCCGCGCACCTGCGCTCCGTCACGCTCGACGGCACCCCCCTCGACCCCGCGGCCCTCAACGACAACCGGCTCCCCCTGACCGGCCTCACCGCGGGCGAGCACCGCCTCACCGTCGACGCCGCCATGCGCTACTCCCGCACCGGCGAGGGCATGCACCGCTTCACCGACCCCACCGACGGCGAGACGTACGTCTACACCCAGCTGTTCCTCGACGACATCCAGCGCGTCTTCGCCGCCTTCGACCAGCCCGACCTGAAGGCCGCCTTCGAGCTGACCGTCACCGCCCCCAAGAGCTGGACCGTCCTCGCCAACAGCGTCACCGAGCACACCGGCGGCGGCACCTGGAAGGCCGCGCCCACACCCCCGCTGCCCACCTACCTGGTCGCCGTCGCCGCCGGCCCCTGGCACTCCGTGCGCACCGAACACCGCGGCCTGCCCTTCGGCCTCCACTGCCGCCGCTCGCTCGCGCCCCACCTCGACGCCGACGCCGACGAACTGCTCGACATCACCCGCGCCTGCTTCGACCGCTACCACGAGAAGTTCGCCGAGCCCTACCCCTTCGACTCCTACGACCAGGCCTTCGTCCCCGAGTTCAACGCCGGCGCCATGGAGAACCCCGGCCTCGTCACCTTCCGCGACGACTTCGTCTACCGCTCCGCCGTCACCGACACCCAGCGCCAGACCCGCGCCATGGTCGTCGCCCACGAAATGGCCCACATGTGGTTCGGCGACCTCGTCACCCTCAAGTGGTGGGACGACATCTGGCTCAACGAGTCCTTCGCCGAATACATGGGCTACCAGACCCTCACCGAAGCCAGCCGCTTCACCGACACCTGGGTCGACTTCGGCGTCGCCCGCAAGTCCTGGGGCTACGACGCCGACCAGCGCCCCTCCACCCACCCCGTCGCCCCCGACCCCGACGCCGTCCCCGACACCGCCTCCGCCCTCCTCAACTTCGACGGCATCTCCTACGCCAAGGGCGCCAGCGCCCTGCGCCAACTCGTCACCTGGCTCGGCGAGAAGGACTTCCTCGCGGGCATCAACGCCCACTTCGCCCGCCACAAGTTCGCCAACGCCACCCTCGCCGACTTCATCGACAACCTCGCGTCCGCCACCGACCGCGACGTCCACGCCTGGGCCGACGCCTGGCTGCGCACCACCGGCGTCGACACCTTCACCCCGGCCGTCAGCCACAGCGGCCGCGCCTGGACCCTCCGCCTCGACCGCGACGGCAGCCGCCCCCACCGCGTCGCCATCGGCGTCTACGACCGCGACCTGTCCGACGGCCGCCAGCTCGTCCTGCGCGAACGCTACGAGACGGACCTCCCCGAGCAGACCGCGCCCACCCCGCGCGACGGCGGCTGCCCCGCCCTCATCGTCCCCAACGACCACGACCTGACCTACGCCAAGATCCGCCTCGACCCGGTGTCCCAGGACACCGCCCTGCGCTCCCTGTCCAGCGTGCCCGACCCGCTCACCCGCGCCGTCCTGTGGAACGCGCTGCGCGACATGGTCCGCGACGGCGACCTGGAACCCGCCGCCTACCTCGACACCGCCCGCGCCCACCTGCCCGCCGAGACCGACCTCGCCCTCGTCTCCGGCGTCCTCACCTTCGCCGGCACCGTCATCGCCGACCACTACACCCCGCGCACCCGACGGCCCGCCGCCCTCGCCACCCTCGACGCCCTGTGCCACGACGTCATCCGCCACACCGAGGACGGCTCAGACCCCGGCCTCAGGCTCATCGCCGTACGCGGCCTCATCGACGTCGCCACCCAGGCCGAGCCCCTCCACACCTGGCTCGCCCAGGGCGCCGTACCCGGCGGACCCGAACTCGACCCCGAGCTGCGCTGGCGCGCCCTCGCCCGCCTCGCCGTCCTCGGCGAGGCCGACGAGGACACCATCGCCGCCGAACTGCGCCGCGACCCCAGCGCCACCGGCCAGGAAGGCGCCGCCCGCTGCCGCGCCGCCCTGCCCGACCCCGAGGCCAAACACCGCGCCTGGGACGCCATGTTCACCACCGACGACCTCTCCAACTCCCTGTTCATCGCCACCGCCCAGGGCTTCTGGCAGCCCGAACAGGACGACCTCGTACGCCCCTACCTGGCCCGCTACTTCGACGACGCCGTCGACGTCGCCGCCCGCCGCGGCCCCGCCATCGCCGACGCCACCGGCCGCCACGCCTTCCCCTGCGCCGTCGACGACGAAACGCTGCGCCTCGGCGAGACCTGCCTGGCCCGCAACGACCTCACCCCGGCGCTCCGCCGCCGCCTCACCGACCAACTCGACGACCTGGCCCGGGCCCTGCGCGTCCTGCACAAGACCGAGCAGGGCTGA
- a CDS encoding chorismate mutase, producing the protein MTTKHPADNADNADQADPAVLAELSRLRDSIDNIDAAVVHMLAERFKCTQQVGHLKANHHLPPADPARESRQIARLRELAENAKLDPAFAEKFLTFIIAEVIRHHETIANEKA; encoded by the coding sequence ATGACCACGAAGCACCCCGCCGACAACGCCGACAACGCCGACCAGGCCGACCCCGCCGTGCTCGCCGAGCTGAGCCGCCTGCGCGACAGCATCGACAACATCGACGCCGCGGTCGTCCACATGCTCGCCGAACGGTTCAAGTGCACCCAGCAGGTCGGCCACCTCAAGGCCAACCACCACCTGCCCCCCGCCGACCCGGCCCGCGAATCCCGCCAGATCGCCCGCCTGCGCGAACTGGCCGAGAACGCCAAACTGGACCCGGCCTTCGCGGAGAAGTTCCTCACCTTCATCATCGCCGAGGTCATCCGCCACCACGAGACCATCGCGAACGAGAAGGCCTGA
- a CDS encoding helix-turn-helix domain-containing protein codes for MYHTWMRYFTPSPVHHRLGLVCLGVGLQHGTLPAVGPRTLDHHVALVVSAGSGWFATPEGRRAPVTAPALIWLVPGVPHHYGADPDTGWDECFVDFTGPATATYTELGYIEPERPVVALADPAAARAVVGRVARAARRGNPLLEVETGAAVHELLVALRRARADLAPDGDPVLQALARDAFQPLSIAEHAARHGMTPAELRTAVRRGAGCSPKDYLLGIRLGRAKELLAATELPVAAVARRVGYDDPAYFSRLFTRRVGTAPVRFRAQQGRTVPGGWSQRVPDPDDPPMLTSGGPGGAT; via the coding sequence ATGTACCACACCTGGATGCGCTACTTCACGCCGAGCCCCGTCCACCACCGCCTCGGCCTGGTGTGCCTCGGCGTCGGCCTCCAGCACGGCACGCTGCCCGCCGTCGGCCCGCGCACCCTCGACCACCACGTCGCCCTCGTCGTCAGCGCGGGCAGCGGCTGGTTCGCCACCCCCGAAGGACGCCGGGCACCCGTCACCGCGCCCGCCCTGATCTGGCTGGTGCCCGGCGTGCCGCACCACTACGGCGCCGACCCGGACACCGGCTGGGACGAGTGCTTCGTCGATTTCACCGGACCCGCCACCGCCACCTACACCGAACTCGGCTACATCGAACCCGAGCGGCCCGTCGTCGCCCTGGCCGACCCCGCCGCCGCCCGCGCCGTCGTCGGCCGCGTCGCCCGCGCCGCCCGCCGCGGCAACCCGCTCCTGGAGGTCGAGACCGGCGCCGCCGTCCACGAACTCCTCGTCGCCCTCCGCCGCGCCCGCGCCGACCTCGCCCCCGACGGCGACCCCGTCCTGCAGGCCCTGGCCCGCGACGCCTTCCAGCCGCTGTCCATCGCCGAGCACGCGGCCCGGCACGGCATGACCCCCGCCGAACTGCGCACCGCCGTGCGCCGCGGCGCCGGCTGCAGCCCCAAGGACTACCTCCTCGGCATCCGCCTCGGCCGCGCCAAGGAACTCCTCGCCGCCACCGAGCTGCCCGTCGCCGCCGTCGCCCGCCGCGTCGGCTACGACGACCCCGCCTACTTCTCCCGCCTCTTCACCCGCCGCGTCGGCACCGCCCCGGTGCGCTTCCGCGCCCAGCAGGGCCGCACCGTGCCCGGCGGCTGGTCACAGCGCGTCCCCGACCCGGACGACCCGCCCATGCTCACCTCGGGCGGGCCCGGCGGGGCAACGTAG
- a CDS encoding glycoside hydrolase family 35 protein — MSGFRVGEDGFELDGRPVRLLSGALHYFRVHEAQWGHRLAMLRAMGLNCVETYVPWNVHEPRPGAFHDVEAVGRFLDAAHAAGLWAIVRPGPYICAEWDNGGLPSWLTGELGARVRTRDARYLAHVERWFARLLPQVVARQHDRGGPVVLVQVENEYGSYGSDQVYLRALTELLRGRGVTAELCTSDGPEDHMLTGGSVPGVLATVNFGSRAREGFDVLRRHRPGGPLMCMEFWCGWFDHWGAEHAVREPGDAAGALREILECGASVNLYMAHGGTNFAGWAGANRDGGALHDGALQPDVTSYDYDAPVDERGLPTAKFRLFREVLAGYADGPLPEPPPAPPVLRAPAVGRLDEWAPLAAVAARLGGPEAEHAVPPTFEELGVDRGLVRYSFTLPGPRGPYPLTVPGLRDRAVVYVDGVRAGVLSEDSPALPVPVPGGARVELWVESLGRVNYGPRLGEAKGLTGGVLHERQYVHGVRAVGVPLGAFDAAGSVPCAGGGGQGRAGLYRGVVEVAGAGDAVLSLPGWTRGFVWVNGFCVGRYWEVGPQRGLFVPGPVLREGANAVWVLEVEGVEGPAEVRLR; from the coding sequence GTGAGCGGCTTCAGGGTGGGCGAGGACGGGTTCGAGCTGGACGGGCGGCCGGTGCGGCTGCTCTCGGGGGCGCTGCACTACTTCCGGGTGCACGAGGCGCAGTGGGGGCACCGCCTTGCGATGCTGCGGGCGATGGGCCTCAACTGCGTGGAGACGTACGTGCCGTGGAACGTGCACGAGCCGCGTCCTGGCGCGTTCCACGACGTGGAGGCGGTCGGCCGGTTCCTGGACGCCGCGCACGCCGCGGGGCTGTGGGCGATCGTGCGGCCGGGCCCGTACATCTGTGCCGAGTGGGACAACGGGGGCCTGCCGTCGTGGCTGACGGGGGAGCTGGGGGCGCGCGTCCGGACCCGGGACGCGCGGTATCTGGCGCATGTGGAGCGCTGGTTCGCGCGGCTGCTTCCGCAGGTGGTGGCGCGGCAGCACGACAGGGGCGGGCCCGTGGTCCTGGTGCAGGTCGAGAACGAGTACGGCAGCTACGGCTCGGACCAGGTGTATCTGCGCGCGCTCACGGAGCTGCTGCGCGGGCGGGGGGTCACGGCGGAGCTGTGCACGTCCGACGGGCCCGAGGACCACATGCTGACGGGCGGGAGCGTGCCCGGTGTCCTGGCGACGGTGAATTTCGGCTCGCGGGCGCGGGAGGGCTTCGATGTGCTGCGGCGGCACCGGCCCGGGGGGCCGCTGATGTGCATGGAGTTCTGGTGCGGCTGGTTCGACCACTGGGGCGCGGAGCACGCCGTGCGTGAGCCCGGGGACGCGGCCGGCGCGCTGCGGGAGATCCTGGAGTGCGGGGCGTCGGTGAACCTGTACATGGCGCACGGCGGGACGAACTTCGCCGGGTGGGCGGGGGCGAACCGGGACGGCGGGGCGCTGCACGACGGGGCCCTGCAGCCGGACGTGACGTCCTACGACTACGACGCGCCCGTCGACGAGCGGGGGCTGCCGACCGCGAAGTTCCGGCTGTTCCGCGAGGTCCTCGCCGGGTACGCGGACGGGCCGCTGCCCGAGCCGCCGCCCGCTCCCCCGGTGCTGCGCGCGCCCGCCGTCGGGCGGCTCGACGAGTGGGCTCCGCTGGCCGCGGTGGCCGCGCGTCTGGGCGGGCCCGAGGCCGAGCACGCCGTGCCGCCCACGTTCGAGGAGCTGGGGGTCGACCGGGGGCTCGTCCGCTACTCCTTCACGCTGCCCGGGCCGCGCGGGCCGTATCCGCTGACCGTGCCGGGGCTGCGGGACCGGGCCGTCGTGTACGTCGACGGGGTGCGGGCGGGGGTGCTCAGCGAGGACTCCCCCGCCCTGCCCGTCCCCGTGCCGGGGGGTGCCCGCGTCGAGCTGTGGGTGGAGTCCCTCGGGCGCGTCAACTACGGGCCGCGGCTCGGGGAGGCGAAGGGGCTCACGGGCGGGGTGCTGCACGAGCGGCAGTACGTGCACGGGGTGCGGGCGGTGGGGGTGCCCCTTGGGGCGTTCGACGCGGCGGGCTCGGTGCCGTGCGCCGGGGGCGGCGGTCAGGGGCGGGCCGGTCTGTACCGGGGTGTGGTGGAGGTGGCAGGGGCGGGGGACGCGGTCCTTTCGCTGCCGGGGTGGACGCGGGGCTTCGTGTGGGTGAACGGCTTCTGCGTCGGGCGGTATTGGGAGGTCGGGCCGCAGCGGGGGCTCTTCGTACCGGGCCCGGTGCTGCGCGAGGGGGCGAACGCGGTGTGGGTGCTTGAGGTGGAGGGGGTGGAGGGGCCCGCGGAGGTGCGGCTGCGGTAG